In a single window of the Natronosalvus caseinilyticus genome:
- a CDS encoding proline dehydrogenase family protein: MIPPIANRFVAGESPATALEHVRTLNDRNINAIVNLLGEHYDSRSPAAADAAEYRSLVADIGDSNLEACISVKPSQIGLDVGEDVFRDLLEEIVAEATDRDVFVWIDMEDHTTTDVTLDAFEAMTTTYDGNVGVCVQANLRRTREDVERLADLPGKVRFVKGAYDEPAEIAYKDKAAVNRAYRELLEYAFEHFEDGVAVGSHDPEMIDYAIDLHEEYGTDFELQMLMGVREDAQEELAAEYEMWQYVPYGGRWKSYFYRRVMERKENLFFALRAILDR; this comes from the coding sequence ATGATCCCGCCCATCGCAAATCGGTTCGTCGCCGGGGAGTCACCCGCGACGGCCCTCGAGCACGTACGGACCCTGAACGACCGGAACATCAACGCTATCGTCAACCTGCTCGGCGAACACTACGACTCCCGGTCGCCGGCGGCGGCCGACGCGGCCGAATACCGATCGCTCGTCGCGGACATCGGCGACTCGAACCTCGAGGCCTGCATCTCGGTGAAACCCTCCCAGATCGGCCTCGACGTGGGCGAAGACGTCTTTCGCGACCTCCTCGAGGAAATCGTCGCGGAGGCCACAGATCGAGACGTGTTCGTCTGGATCGACATGGAAGATCACACGACGACCGACGTCACCCTCGACGCCTTCGAGGCGATGACGACGACCTACGACGGCAACGTCGGTGTCTGCGTGCAAGCCAACCTCAGACGGACTCGCGAGGACGTCGAGCGACTCGCCGACTTGCCAGGCAAGGTCCGGTTCGTCAAGGGGGCTTACGACGAACCGGCCGAAATCGCCTACAAAGATAAAGCGGCCGTCAACCGCGCCTACCGAGAGTTGCTCGAGTACGCCTTCGAGCACTTCGAGGACGGGGTCGCCGTCGGCAGTCACGACCCCGAGATGATCGACTACGCCATCGACCTCCACGAGGAGTACGGGACCGACTTCGAACTCCAGATGCTCATGGGCGTTCGCGAGGATGCCCAGGAGGAACTCGCCGCAGAGTACGAGATGTGGCAGTACGTTCCCTACGGCGGCCGGTGGAAATCGTACTTCTACCGACGGGTCATGGAACGCAAGGAGAACCTGTTTTTCGCCCTGCGGGCGATCCTCGACCGGTAA
- a CDS encoding class II aldolase/adducin family protein, with the protein MILETQREQVVEHASDLASLTPGRTGNLSVRGGDGDAFAITPTGVPYDAFDVEDVPVVGVDGEHRDGAMKPSSEVPMHSAIYRREDVGAIVHTHSPWSTTLAIADEPLPPIHYMIVAVGKRVPVAEYAPYGTDALAENIVTAMREADATASLIENHGLVVTAPDLETALENTAHVESLARIYLEARSAGLEPQRLSDEQLEMVLAKFESYGQ; encoded by the coding sequence CTGATCCTCGAGACCCAGCGCGAGCAGGTGGTCGAGCACGCGAGCGACCTCGCGTCGCTCACTCCTGGCCGTACCGGCAACCTGAGCGTCCGCGGCGGCGACGGCGACGCCTTCGCGATCACGCCGACAGGCGTCCCCTACGACGCGTTCGACGTCGAGGACGTACCGGTCGTCGGCGTCGACGGCGAGCACCGCGACGGCGCCATGAAACCCAGCAGCGAGGTGCCGATGCATAGCGCCATCTACCGCCGGGAGGACGTGGGCGCCATCGTGCACACCCACTCGCCGTGGTCGACGACGCTGGCGATCGCCGACGAACCCTTGCCGCCGATTCACTACATGATCGTCGCCGTCGGCAAGCGGGTACCGGTCGCTGAGTACGCCCCCTACGGCACCGACGCGCTGGCCGAGAACATCGTCACCGCGATGCGCGAGGCCGACGCCACCGCGAGCCTCATCGAAAATCACGGCCTCGTCGTCACCGCGCCGGACCTCGAGACGGCCCTCGAGAACACGGCCCACGTCGAGAGCCTCGCCCGGATCTACCTGGAAGCGCGTTCGGCCGGCCTCGAGCCCCAGCGACTCTCCGACGAGCAACTGGAGATGGTGCTTGCGAAGTTCGAATCGTATGGGCAGTAG
- a CDS encoding DUF502 domain-containing protein has protein sequence MTSWKRDFASGLVVLGPILITLYLLYWLYGIIAGVTPELILDANVLRWLIPDGAFEGAARTREQVAQFLRVVIVLTVLIILTLSMGYLMRTTIGGLVERVLDNVANRVPGLRVVYNASKMAAETAFGEQESLQKPVKIETWNGARMTAFKTGKTADDGREVLFLPTSPNITTGFVIEVETDRITELDEDVEDALTRVLSAGFGDADRGMDAGISIDVVDERVAQHFEPDSDQPSEAND, from the coding sequence ATGACCTCGTGGAAGCGGGACTTTGCGAGCGGCCTCGTCGTTCTCGGTCCCATTCTCATCACCCTCTACCTCCTCTACTGGCTCTACGGGATCATCGCGGGGGTCACCCCGGAGTTGATCCTGGACGCCAACGTGCTCCGATGGCTCATTCCGGACGGCGCGTTCGAGGGTGCGGCCCGAACCCGCGAACAGGTCGCACAGTTCCTGCGGGTCGTCATCGTCCTCACGGTGCTCATCATCCTCACGCTCTCGATGGGGTACCTGATGCGAACGACGATCGGCGGCCTGGTCGAACGCGTCCTGGACAACGTCGCCAACCGCGTGCCTGGCCTCCGGGTCGTCTACAACGCTTCCAAGATGGCTGCCGAAACCGCCTTCGGGGAGCAGGAATCGCTGCAAAAGCCTGTCAAGATCGAGACCTGGAACGGGGCGCGAATGACGGCGTTCAAGACCGGAAAAACGGCCGACGACGGCCGCGAAGTACTCTTCTTGCCGACGTCGCCAAACATCACGACGGGATTCGTCATCGAGGTCGAAACAGACCGTATCACCGAACTCGACGAGGACGTCGAAGACGCCCTGACCCGGGTGCTCAGCGCCGGGTTCGGCGACGCTGATCGAGGCATGGACGCCGGCATCTCCATCGACGTCGTCGACGAGCGCGTCGCACAGCACTTCGAGCCCGACTCCGACCAACCGTCCGAGGCGAACGACTGA
- a CDS encoding HAD family hydrolase, whose protein sequence is MNADGYDAIVYDLDGTLVDLPVDWAAVTSDVREVYRAADVDPPNSSLWSLLASAPDVGLAAEVEATIAGHEREGARRSTRLTHADDLEKQAERMPVGVCSLNCEAACRIALEEHALASVVGAVVGRDSVETQKPHPGPLLAVIDTLDAVPSQTLFIGDSPRDEETAKRAGARFQYVDGQ, encoded by the coding sequence GTGAACGCCGACGGATACGATGCGATTGTCTACGACCTCGACGGGACGCTCGTCGACCTCCCCGTCGACTGGGCTGCCGTCACCAGCGACGTCCGCGAGGTGTACCGCGCGGCAGACGTCGACCCGCCGAATTCAAGTCTGTGGTCGCTGTTGGCCAGCGCACCCGACGTCGGACTCGCGGCCGAAGTCGAGGCGACGATCGCCGGCCACGAACGCGAGGGTGCACGGCGGTCGACGCGACTGACTCACGCCGACGACCTCGAGAAGCAGGCTGAGCGAATGCCGGTCGGCGTCTGCTCGCTCAACTGCGAGGCAGCGTGTCGGATCGCCCTCGAGGAACACGCGCTCGCGTCGGTTGTCGGCGCCGTGGTCGGACGGGACTCCGTCGAGACGCAAAAACCCCACCCGGGCCCGTTGCTCGCGGTGATCGACACGCTCGATGCAGTCCCGTCGCAAACCCTCTTCATCGGCGACTCTCCACGCGACGAAGAGACGGCGAAACGAGCGGGCGCGAGATTCCAGTACGTCGACGGACAGTAG
- a CDS encoding CDP-2,3-bis-(O-geranylgeranyl)-sn-glycerol synthase has product MAVLETVVVAFWAMVPAYVPNNAAVLAGGGRPIDGGRTLNSKRLLGDGKTWRGTAVGTTIGLILAAVLTLFAGDASDALGFEVPTFTPLAALGLAGGAMLGDILASFLKRRTGRDRGAMFPVLDQLDFVVVSLPVTALLATDWFLTWFTGEVILVVVVITPLLHVSTNMIAYRLGLKDEPW; this is encoded by the coding sequence ATGGCAGTACTCGAGACGGTCGTCGTCGCGTTCTGGGCGATGGTGCCCGCCTACGTGCCGAACAACGCGGCGGTGCTCGCAGGCGGCGGTCGGCCGATCGACGGCGGTCGAACTCTCAACAGTAAGCGACTACTGGGCGACGGCAAGACCTGGCGGGGAACGGCAGTGGGGACGACGATTGGCCTGATCCTGGCGGCGGTGTTGACGCTATTCGCCGGTGACGCGAGCGATGCTCTCGGCTTCGAGGTGCCGACGTTCACGCCGCTCGCGGCGCTCGGGCTCGCCGGCGGGGCGATGCTCGGGGACATTCTCGCGTCGTTTCTCAAGCGGCGAACCGGCCGCGACCGTGGGGCGATGTTTCCCGTCCTCGACCAGCTCGACTTCGTCGTCGTCTCGCTTCCGGTGACGGCCCTGCTCGCGACCGACTGGTTTCTGACCTGGTTCACCGGGGAGGTCATCCTCGTCGTCGTCGTCATCACGCCGCTGTTGCACGTCTCGACGAACATGATCGCGTACAGGCTCGGGTTAAAGGACGAGCCCTGGTAG
- a CDS encoding HAD family hydrolase, translating to MTVDAVLFDFDDTFYPYAPCNEAGKTAAHEAALERGYDLDTGEFEAFYQTGRRDVKRDLEGTAASHDRLLYFKRALERRSGEPRPSDALALGDAYWEGYLEAMSLHPGVQEALSALRESGIDVAIVTNLTTRIQLRKVEHLDLADAIDLFVTSEEVGQEKPASVMFTYPLARLECHPSDAVMVGDSIRSDVVGGNAIGLETVLFDAAGEEPDDPDPSEVDDRTKDDRIPDHRIDHFGDLTELIL from the coding sequence ATGACCGTCGACGCCGTACTCTTCGACTTCGACGACACGTTCTACCCGTACGCGCCGTGCAACGAGGCGGGAAAGACCGCCGCCCACGAGGCCGCCCTCGAGCGCGGCTACGACCTCGACACCGGGGAGTTCGAGGCGTTCTACCAGACCGGCCGCCGCGACGTGAAACGCGACCTCGAGGGGACCGCCGCCTCCCACGACCGCCTCCTGTACTTCAAGCGCGCGCTCGAGCGCCGCTCGGGCGAGCCCCGACCGTCGGACGCGCTGGCACTGGGCGACGCCTACTGGGAGGGCTACCTCGAGGCGATGTCGCTCCACCCCGGCGTCCAGGAGGCGCTCTCGGCATTGCGCGAGTCCGGAATCGACGTGGCAATCGTCACGAACCTCACCACCCGGATTCAGCTCCGCAAAGTTGAGCACCTGGACCTGGCGGACGCCATCGACCTGTTCGTGACCTCAGAAGAGGTCGGCCAGGAGAAACCCGCCTCGGTCATGTTCACCTACCCGCTCGCGCGACTCGAGTGTCACCCGAGCGATGCGGTGATGGTCGGCGATTCGATCCGTTCGGACGTCGTCGGCGGAAACGCGATTGGCCTCGAGACGGTGCTGTTCGACGCTGCGGGCGAGGAGCCGGACGACCCCGATCCCTCTGAAGTCGATGATCGAACGAAGGACGACCGCATCCCCGACCACAGGATAGATCACTTCGGCGACCTAACGGAGCTGATACTGTGA
- a CDS encoding DUF5822 domain-containing protein: protein MPQRVETSSPEGVDYGWVMQVTFVTTIVVGAPLVALASTTVDLPTWNARAEFAIRVGAVIWVLTALTVFAYAKRVQGR, encoded by the coding sequence GTGCCTCAACGCGTCGAGACGAGTTCCCCGGAGGGCGTCGATTACGGCTGGGTGATGCAGGTCACGTTCGTCACGACGATCGTGGTCGGCGCTCCGCTCGTCGCCCTCGCGTCCACGACCGTCGACCTGCCGACGTGGAACGCTCGAGCCGAGTTCGCCATCCGGGTCGGCGCCGTCATCTGGGTCCTCACGGCGCTCACCGTCTTCGCGTACGCGAAGCGGGTGCAGGGTCGGTAG
- a CDS encoding ZIP family metal transporter encodes MSTLSEVLVIATLAGCATGIGALPTIYTDRVSHSVYDSSLGFAAGVMVGAAVFALIIPGLNLGSPLEVVTGIVAGGVFLLAVNAALPHLHVNTGFRDEASGMEGIALLQSDEAAAERAAMDDNRRRALLVGATVTIHNVPEGLAVGIAFASGEAGLGLAIATAIAVQNVPDGFAMAIPAIRAGVSTPKTILYTTLSGGLPEPIAAAVGFALVAFVTGIFPIAAGFAAGAMIAVVFRELIPSSHGHGYADTATMAFLAGFSVMLVVDTVLAV; translated from the coding sequence ATGTCGACGCTCTCCGAGGTCCTCGTAATCGCAACGCTCGCCGGCTGTGCGACCGGAATCGGTGCCCTGCCGACGATCTACACTGACCGGGTGAGCCACAGCGTCTACGACAGTTCGCTGGGATTCGCCGCCGGCGTCATGGTCGGCGCGGCCGTCTTCGCGCTGATCATCCCCGGCCTCAACCTCGGTTCGCCGCTCGAGGTCGTCACCGGCATCGTCGCCGGCGGGGTCTTCTTGCTCGCCGTCAATGCCGCACTTCCCCACCTCCACGTAAACACTGGGTTCCGGGACGAAGCCAGCGGAATGGAGGGAATCGCCCTGCTCCAGAGCGACGAGGCCGCGGCCGAACGGGCGGCGATGGACGACAACCGGCGGCGGGCATTGCTCGTCGGCGCCACCGTCACGATCCACAACGTCCCCGAAGGACTCGCCGTGGGCATCGCCTTCGCCAGCGGCGAGGCGGGACTCGGTCTCGCAATCGCCACGGCCATCGCCGTCCAGAATGTCCCCGACGGATTCGCGATGGCGATTCCGGCCATCAGAGCCGGCGTCTCCACGCCGAAGACGATTCTCTACACCACGCTCTCGGGCGGCCTCCCCGAACCGATCGCAGCCGCGGTCGGCTTCGCCCTCGTGGCGTTCGTCACTGGTATCTTCCCGATCGCAGCGGGCTTCGCCGCTGGCGCGATGATCGCGGTCGTGTTCCGCGAACTCATCCCCTCGAGTCACGGCCACGGCTACGCGGATACGGCGACGATGGCGTTTCTCGCCGGATTTTCGGTGATGCTGGTCGTCGATACCGTCCTGGCGGTGTGA
- the pyrE gene encoding orotate phosphoribosyltransferase, translating to MTNQALIDALRDADAVRYGEFELSHGGTSDYYVDKYLFETDPRCLELIAEAFAERLEARADAKLGGVALGGVPLAAATSVAANVPYVIARKQRKDYGTTNLIEGRLEEGEEVVVVEDIVTTGTSLVDAVEALRDAGATVERALVVVDRQEGGRENVEAAGLEMEALVTAEELLAGRD from the coding sequence ATGACGAACCAGGCACTCATCGACGCCCTTCGTGACGCCGACGCGGTTCGATACGGCGAGTTCGAACTCTCCCACGGCGGCACCAGCGACTACTACGTCGACAAGTACCTCTTCGAGACCGACCCGCGCTGTCTCGAGTTGATCGCCGAGGCATTCGCCGAGCGACTCGAGGCCAGGGCCGACGCGAAACTCGGCGGGGTCGCCCTCGGCGGGGTCCCGCTAGCGGCCGCGACGAGCGTCGCCGCGAACGTTCCCTACGTCATCGCCCGGAAACAGCGCAAGGACTACGGGACGACGAACCTGATCGAGGGCCGACTCGAGGAGGGTGAGGAAGTCGTCGTCGTCGAGGACATCGTCACGACGGGCACGAGCCTGGTGGACGCGGTCGAGGCGCTACGCGATGCGGGTGCGACGGTCGAGCGCGCCCTGGTCGTCGTGGACCGGCAGGAGGGTGGCCGCGAGAACGTCGAAGCCGCGGGCCTCGAGATGGAGGCGCTGGTGACGGCGGAGGAGTTGCTGGCCGGACGCGACTGA
- a CDS encoding ferritin-like domain-containing protein, translating into MADEVTDILTKAYIDELETVMNYLTNAIVLDGVHAEEVKESLEADVEEELEHARMLGNRLKQLDESPPGSMEFEARQSSLQPPEDTTDVQSVIEGVLEAEEDAIDTYRALFEAAGEANDPVTEDVAVTILADEEAHRTEFRGFQKEFPND; encoded by the coding sequence ATGGCAGACGAGGTCACCGACATACTGACGAAGGCGTACATCGACGAACTCGAGACCGTGATGAACTACCTGACGAACGCGATCGTCCTCGATGGCGTCCACGCCGAGGAGGTCAAAGAGAGCCTCGAGGCGGACGTGGAGGAGGAACTCGAGCACGCGCGGATGCTCGGCAACCGGCTGAAACAACTCGACGAGTCCCCGCCGGGATCGATGGAGTTCGAGGCCCGCCAGTCGAGTCTCCAGCCGCCAGAGGACACGACCGACGTCCAGTCCGTCATCGAGGGCGTGCTCGAGGCCGAGGAGGACGCTATCGATACCTATCGCGCGCTGTTCGAGGCAGCGGGGGAGGCGAACGATCCGGTCACGGAGGACGTCGCCGTGACGATCCTGGCCGACGAGGAGGCCCACCGGACGGAGTTCCGCGGGTTCCAGAAGGAGTTCCCGAACGATTAA
- a CDS encoding dihydrodipicolinate synthase family protein, producing MSNHDPGTADPLSVHGVVPPTVTAFHEDESVDYETTAAHARFVVDGGAHGVFPLGTNGEFPLLTADEQRGVVEAVVEEIDGEVPVIAGVGAPSTHETVQHATHAERVGVDGLVVVTPYYYPVDHDAALQHYRRVAEATDLPIYIYHIPSKTGNSIARSTLDELAKIDGIAGLKDSSKDVPWLAQSIDAHPELTFLSGSDSLLFPGLEIGCSGMVSAVANVFPELVVDLYEAYDAGEEDRARELQSRVYDVRDALKTGGAYMSGVKTALRLRGFDAGPLRSPLRLKDEASTAALEAELEALDLL from the coding sequence ATGTCGAATCACGATCCTGGAACGGCGGACCCGCTCTCGGTCCACGGCGTCGTTCCCCCGACGGTCACGGCGTTTCACGAGGACGAGTCGGTCGACTACGAGACCACGGCGGCCCACGCCCGGTTCGTCGTCGACGGTGGCGCCCACGGCGTGTTCCCGCTCGGGACGAACGGCGAGTTCCCCCTGCTGACCGCCGACGAACAGCGAGGCGTGGTCGAGGCGGTGGTCGAGGAGATCGACGGTGAGGTACCCGTCATCGCGGGCGTCGGCGCACCGAGCACCCACGAGACGGTCCAGCACGCGACCCACGCCGAGCGCGTCGGCGTCGACGGCCTGGTCGTCGTGACACCGTACTACTACCCCGTCGACCACGATGCCGCCCTCCAGCACTACCGCCGGGTGGCAGAGGCGACTGACCTCCCGATCTACATCTATCACATTCCGAGCAAGACCGGGAACTCGATCGCCCGGTCGACGCTCGACGAACTGGCGAAGATCGACGGTATCGCCGGCCTCAAGGACTCGAGCAAGGACGTGCCCTGGCTCGCCCAGTCGATCGATGCCCACCCCGAACTGACCTTCCTCTCCGGATCGGACTCGCTGCTCTTCCCCGGCCTCGAGATCGGTTGTTCGGGCATGGTCAGCGCGGTCGCGAACGTCTTCCCCGAACTCGTGGTCGACCTCTACGAGGCCTACGACGCGGGCGAGGAAGACCGCGCCCGTGAACTCCAGAGCCGGGTCTACGACGTTCGAGACGCACTCAAGACCGGCGGCGCGTACATGTCGGGCGTCAAGACCGCGCTCCGTCTTCGCGGGTTCGACGCGGGACCGCTCCGGAGTCCGCTGCGGCTGAAAGACGAGGCGAGTACGGCGGCGCTCGAGGCCGAACTCGAGGCGCTGGACCTGCTGTAG
- a CDS encoding amidohydrolase family protein: MTLPAVLEAADGPRAIDTHAHQPTSEFLHDAGGEMMRDAADRFGADLETDTYEHMVEEYREAGVGRTVLLGWDAETNTGNPPVPNDYVAEVRDTYSDFFVGFGSVDPLKDDCVEESIRCVEDLDLSGFKFQQIAQGFDPSDPEHEELWATIEDLGVPVVFHGGNSTLGACSPGGRGLKIKYGNPMLIDDVAANYPDLQILIAHPAFPWEQEQLAICQQKGNVYMDLSGWMPRYIDDQVLHYAKSLLKDKVMFGTDYPMLEPKPWLEQFAELDFPEDVQRKLLWENAESFLGLE; the protein is encoded by the coding sequence ATGACGCTTCCGGCAGTACTCGAGGCCGCCGACGGGCCGCGAGCGATCGACACCCACGCCCACCAGCCGACCAGCGAGTTCCTCCACGACGCGGGCGGGGAGATGATGCGCGACGCGGCCGACCGCTTCGGAGCCGACCTCGAGACCGACACCTACGAGCACATGGTCGAGGAGTACCGCGAGGCGGGCGTCGGACGGACGGTCCTCCTCGGGTGGGACGCCGAGACCAACACCGGCAATCCGCCGGTGCCCAACGACTACGTCGCCGAGGTTCGGGACACGTACTCGGACTTCTTCGTCGGGTTCGGCTCGGTCGACCCGCTCAAGGACGACTGCGTCGAGGAGTCGATCCGCTGCGTCGAGGACCTCGACCTCTCCGGATTCAAGTTCCAGCAGATCGCCCAGGGCTTCGACCCCTCCGACCCCGAACACGAGGAGCTGTGGGCGACCATCGAGGACCTGGGCGTGCCGGTGGTCTTCCACGGCGGAAACTCGACGCTGGGGGCCTGTTCGCCTGGCGGCCGCGGCCTCAAGATCAAGTACGGCAACCCCATGCTGATCGACGACGTGGCGGCGAACTACCCCGACCTCCAGATCCTGATTGCCCACCCGGCGTTCCCCTGGGAACAGGAACAACTGGCTATCTGCCAGCAGAAGGGCAACGTCTACATGGACCTCTCGGGGTGGATGCCTCGCTACATCGACGACCAGGTGCTCCACTACGCGAAGTCCCTGCTGAAGGACAAGGTTATGTTCGGCACCGACTACCCGATGCTCGAGCCCAAGCCCTGGCTCGAGCAGTTCGCCGAACTCGACTTCCCCGAAGACGTGCAGCGAAAACTCCTCTGGGAGAACGCCGAGTCGTTCCTGGGTCTCGAGTGA
- a CDS encoding acyl-CoA dehydrogenase family protein, translating to MELTAEQEAVRDVVHEFALEEIRPTALEADETETFPEEVWDGLAEMDLTSLTVPEKYGGYDADPITYAIVNEEVAYGMLAVATALSVHCLATSCIATFADDEQKERWLPQMATGRPVGAFALSEPHAGSNPAEMTTEAVKDGDEYVINGDKQWITNGHRAGVIVLFAKTDRDDPSTVTQFLVPADADGLTVGEKEDKLGLRASDTTGLHFDDVRIPAENRLTEEGRGLSAAFEILTGGRVAIAAQSVGLAQSALDEAIAYSQEREQFDQPIGDIQSIRHKLAEMATRIEASRLLTREAARKRAANEGDAAMFASMAKYFASESAMFVTNEAVQIHGGYGYVTEGEVERLYRDAKITEIYEGTTEIQKKIIARHLLE from the coding sequence ATGGAACTCACGGCCGAGCAGGAGGCGGTCAGGGACGTGGTGCACGAGTTCGCCCTCGAGGAGATCCGGCCGACGGCGCTCGAGGCCGACGAGACGGAGACGTTCCCAGAGGAGGTCTGGGACGGCCTCGCGGAGATGGACCTGACGAGTCTGACGGTTCCGGAGAAATACGGCGGGTACGACGCCGATCCAATCACCTACGCGATCGTCAACGAGGAGGTCGCCTACGGGATGCTGGCAGTGGCGACGGCGCTCTCGGTCCACTGTCTGGCGACCTCGTGTATCGCCACGTTCGCCGACGACGAGCAGAAGGAGCGCTGGCTGCCGCAGATGGCCACTGGTCGGCCGGTCGGCGCCTTTGCCCTCTCGGAGCCACACGCGGGGTCGAATCCGGCCGAGATGACGACGGAAGCCGTCAAGGACGGGGACGAGTACGTCATCAACGGCGACAAGCAATGGATTACGAACGGCCATCGAGCGGGCGTGATCGTCCTCTTCGCGAAGACCGACCGGGACGACCCCTCGACGGTCACGCAGTTCCTGGTGCCCGCCGACGCGGACGGACTCACCGTCGGCGAGAAAGAGGACAAACTCGGGCTCAGGGCGAGCGACACGACGGGCCTTCACTTCGACGACGTTCGAATCCCGGCCGAGAACCGACTGACTGAGGAAGGTAGGGGGCTCTCTGCGGCCTTCGAAATCCTGACCGGCGGTCGCGTCGCCATCGCCGCCCAGTCGGTCGGACTCGCCCAGAGCGCCCTCGACGAGGCCATCGCCTACAGCCAGGAGCGCGAGCAGTTCGACCAGCCGATCGGCGACATCCAGTCGATCAGGCACAAGCTTGCGGAGATGGCGACCCGGATCGAGGCCTCGCGCCTGCTCACACGGGAAGCGGCCCGCAAGCGAGCGGCGAACGAGGGCGACGCCGCGATGTTCGCGAGCATGGCGAAGTACTTCGCCAGCGAGTCGGCGATGTTCGTCACCAACGAGGCCGTCCAGATCCACGGCGGCTACGGCTACGTCACCGAAGGCGAAGTCGAGCGTCTCTACCGGGACGCCAAAATCACCGAGATCTACGAGGGGACGACCGAGATTCAAAAGAAGATCATCGCTCGTCACCTGCTCGAGTAG